The following proteins come from a genomic window of Bactrocera dorsalis isolate Fly_Bdor chromosome 6, ASM2337382v1, whole genome shotgun sequence:
- the LOC105224833 gene encoding protein Gawky isoform X5: protein MREALFSQDGWGCQHVNQDTNWEVPSSPEPTNKDPSAGPTMWKPTINNGTDLWELNLRNGGQPPIQPVQKTPWGHTPSSNLGGTWGEDDDGTESSSVWTGSSNNTSTAGTVGATGMNATAVGANGPGNNPQWGQTAIGIVVGSTNNTTGTVSANIGNASTVGGGTGVPVVNVPGNVNTGQASGSTGSNWGDSRDLNSGGVTSTVPIRGVDPRDPMRSTSAAETRDLRLIDPRDPIRGDPRGISGRLNGTSEMWGQHHSIAHNQIPAMNKIVGPGVGASVSTGVVVTGGSVAGGIGPGNINAINPVGISGNVNAHWGPSSAVVGPKDITSMAGKVTGWEEPSPPPQRRNIPNYDDGTSLWGQQSRIPGGSGSHWKDMSDPLNRHLTRNTVGNQNTNNAGGSLGNSSVNGLGNNSGVINASVVGGSANNPISSVGPQGRLSSGVGPGVGVNQHKPDNSMWVHASNLNVNSRNTTSWGDEVNHNVGPNPGVNWMDDKTSAGIGQLGVSVGGSNSWNDPPPSWSKNQNKITGSTSGWGASGGSDGTDLSSDWNTHSAIVGKNQPKIGGVNVNISNLNTDVIKQSKQYRLLVENGFKKEDVERALINTNMNIEEAADLLRAPISTDWRRHEESLGSYGDHTNTGGTFAGRYPTTASQSNMPFPPNMLNSMSGNGAGVSGNNTNLAALNSIQSLPVQKYLNPVPHNVTNVPQAMNTAVTFGPGVANVSATANSTSNSNNQPSAQQLRVLVQQIQLAVHSGYLSSQILSEPLPSSMLVLLYQLLTNIKHLQAAQQSLTRGGNNPNNSQISYAIAKYKQQIQNLQNQINAHQAFILKQKQQQSIPQNTQQHATAHANNSNMEYIRQHDAISVLQGNFSEMNLTKHSGYPGGPNSQSKLINQWKLPEKDLTSDSTDFSRAPGTTKQNLSGAPGSAMGPLGLQNDGTWSTGRNIGDGWPDSSTENENKDWSVAQPTPAATYTDLVQEFEPGKPWKGSQIKSIEDDPSITPGSVARSPMSINSTPKEADIFANPGKSSPTDLTPLSLSSSTWSFNPSSTNQAFQSWSDSPQQCAPSELWASSMNKSSRGPPPGLGSGKSAGVSGTGVPSVTNSSSVVTGGANGWIVTGSRGVPNSNSGWNASNSGWNSTWLLLKNLTPQIDGSTLRTLCMQHGPLANFHLFLNQGIALCKYATREEANKAQMSLNNCDFGSTTICAESPSESEVQKILQHLPQTSNSVSAASVTGNGSNGTNNSNNGGSVIGGANSISSGSGNNAGPCSTLGGSSGGNGNGNMTSHSVISGTGSNNGCGGNTMNSGSTGSNSNNGNSQSQSGSVGLSSSAGKTSNTSNIASGNGSSNVTSNNIVGSNNAVTASTWRQTQNQPRPSGRDEYDYISQYVCSIVDD from the exons ATGCGTGAAGCGCTTTTTTCTCAGGATGGTTGGGGTTGTCAGCATGTTAATCAGGATACGAACTGGGAAGTGCCAAGTTCACCTGAGCCAACTAATAAGGATCCATCTGCTGGGCCCACAATGTGGAAACCCACTATTAATAATGGAACTGATTTGTGGGAGTTGAATTTGCGCAACGGTGGGCAACCACCAATTCAACCTGTTCAAAAAACTCCGTGGGGACATACACCATCCTCTAATCTAGGTGGAACATGGGGAGAAGATGATGATGGTACGGAAAGTAGCAGTGTATGGACTGGCTCATCGAATAATACTTCAACTGCAGGCACTGTAGGTGCTACTGGAATGAATGCGACAGCTGTAGGTGCAAATGGACCTGGAAACAATCCCCAATGGGGTCAAACTGCTATTGGCATTGTCGTTGGATCAACTAACAATACCACCGGAACGGTTTCTGCCAACATTGGCAATGCATCTACCGTAG gTGGTGGCACTGGTGTTCCTGTTGTAAATGTGCCCGGAAATGTGAACACAGGGCAAGCAAGTGGTTCTACTGGAAGTAATTGGGGAGACTCTCGTGACTTGAATAGTGGTGGAGTAACAAGTACTGTACCTATACGGGGCGTTGATCCCCGCGATCCAATGCGTAGTACGTCAGCAGCCGAGACTCGTGATTTGCGATTGATAGATCCGCGGGATCCTATACGTGGAGATCCTCGGGGAATTTCAGGACGTTTAAATGGCACGTCAGAAATGTGGGGTCAACATCATTCCATTGCACACAATCAAATACCAGCAATGAATAAAATAGTGGGGCCGGGTGTAGGCGCTTCCGTATCTACCGGCGTTGTTGTTACCGGTGGAAGTGTAGCTGGTGGCATCGGACCTGGCAACATTAATGCCATAAACCCTGTTGGTATAAGCGGCAACGTGAACGCTCACTGGGGACCTTCTTCGGCAGTGGTTGGACCAAAAGATATAACATCAATGGCAGGTAAAGTTACTGGGTGGGAAGAACCGTCGCCACCCCCCCAACGCCGCAATATTCCCAACTATGACGATGGGACATCATTGTGGGGACAACAGTCACGTATACCAGGTGGGAGTGGTTCTCATTGGAAGGATATGTCAGATCCACTGAATAGGCATTTAACGCGAAACACTGTAGGCAATCAGAATACGAACAATGCAGGCGGTAGCCTGGGTAATAGCTCTGTCAATGGGTTGGGCAATAATTCAGGCGTAATAAATGCGTCAGTGGTTGGCGGCAGTGCCAACAATCCTATAAGCAGTGTAGGTCCGCAAGGACGACTTAGTTCAGGTGTTGGTCCTGGAGTTGGTGTTAATCAGCATAAACCTGATAATTCTATGTGGGTCCACGCCAGTAACTTAAATGTAAACTCACGTAACACCACTTCTTGGGGTGATGAAGTCAATCACAATGTGGGCCCAAATCCAGGCGTTAATTGGATGGATGATAAAACTAGCGCTGGTATTGGACAGCTAGGTGTTAGTGTTGGTGGATCTAATTCTTGGAACGATCCACCACCGTCTTGGAGTaagaaccaaaataaaataacaggtAGTACTTCCGGTTGGGGTGCAAGTGGAGGTAGCGATGGTACAGATTTGTCATCAGACTGGAATACTCACTCTGCCATTGTTGGCAAAAATCAGCCAAAAATAGGTGGTGTTAACGTTAATATTAGTAACTTGAACACAGATGTGATTAAACAGAGTAAACAGTATCGTCTTCTTGTGGAAAATGGCTTTAAAAAGGAGGATGTAGAACGAGCCTTAATTAATACCAATATGAACATCGAAGAGGCTGCTGATTTACTTCGTGCTCCTATATCTACAGATTGGAGACGACACGAAGAATCCCTGGGTTCTTATGGTGATCACACAAACACTGGAGGCACTTTTGCGGGACGCTATCCCACAACGGCCTCTCAGTCTAATATGCCTTTCCCTCCG aatatgTTGAACAGTATGAGCGGCAACGGTGCAGGTGTTAGTGGTAATAATACAAATCTAGCAGCGCTTAATTCCATACAATCACTTCCAGTGCAAAAGTATTTGAATCCGGTACCACACAACGTTACTAATGTCCCACAAGCTATGAATACTGCTGTTACTTTTGGTCCAGGGGTCGCTAATGTCTCAGCGACTGCAAATTCAACTTCAAATAGTAACAATCAACCATCTGCTCAACAGCTGCGTGTACTTGTGCAGCAAATTCAACTAGCTGTTCACAGTGGATACTTATCTAGCCAAATCTTGTCAGAACCTTTACCATCCTCAATGCTTGTGCTTTTATATCAATTATTGACAAATATTAAG CATCTTCAAGCGGCGCAGCAGTCTTTGACACGTGGTGGCAATAACCCCAATAACTCCCAGATAAGTTATGCCATTGCCAAATATAAGCAGCAAAtccaaaatttacaaaatcaaataaacgcACATCAAGCgttcatattgaaacaaaagcagcagcagTCCATACCACAAAATACGCAACAGCACGCTACAGCACATGCCAATAATTCTAACATGGAATATATTAGGCAGCATGATGCCATAAGTGTGCTGCAGGGAAATTTTTCGGAAATGAACTTAACTAAG CATAGCGGCTATCCGGGAGGTCCAAACTCACAGTCAAAACTTATTAATCAGTGGAAGCTTCCTGAGAAAGATCTAACGTCAGATAGTACAGATTTTTCAAGAGCTCCgggaacaacaaaacaaaatttatcagGTGCACCTGGCAGCGCTATGGGACCGTTGGGCCTGCAAAACGATGG AACTTGGTCGACTGGACGAAATATTGGAGATGGATGGCCAGATTCATCCACTGAAAATGAGAATAAAGACTGGTCTGTTGCTCAGCCTACACCTGCTGCGACGTACACTGATTTAGTTCAAGAGTTTGAACCAGGAAAACCATGGAAG GGCTCGCAGATAAAAAGTATAGAGGACGATCCTAGTATAACACCCGGTAGTGTAGCTAGATCTCCGATGTCTATTAACTCGACGCCAAAAGAAGCTGACATATTTGCGAATCCTGGCAAAAGTTCCCCGACTGATTTGACACCGCTAAGTTTATCGTCATCTACGTGGAGCTTTAATCCATCATCCACCAATCAAGCTTTTCAAAG TTGGTCTGATAGTCCGCAACAATGTGCACCGTCGGAGTTATGGGCATCATCAATGAACAAATCATCACGTGGTCCACCTCCGGGCTTGGGCTCTGGCAAGAGCGCAGGGGTATCAGGAACTGGTGTACCATCTGTTACAAATTCCTCCTCTGTGGTAACAGGCGGTGCCAACGGATGGATAGTTACCGGAAGTCGCGGAGTACCAAACAGCAATTCAGGATGGAACGCGTCCAATTCAGGATGGAACTCGACATGGTTACTACTAAAAAATTTGACACCCCAG ATTGATGGTTCCACTTTACGTACCTTATGTATGCAGCATGGCCCACTtgctaattttcatttatttttaaatcaaggGATTGCCTTATGTAAATATGCGACACGGGAGGAAGCAAACAAAGCTCAAATGTCATTAAATAACTGTGATTTTGGTAGCACTACTATTTGTGCCGAGTCACCGAGTGAAAGCGAAGTTCAAAAGATATTGCAGCATTTGCCTCAAACGTCTAATTCTGTCTCTGCAGCAAGTGTAACAGGAAACGGTAGTAATGGGACCAATAATTCAAATAATGGCGGAAGTGTTATAGGAGGAGCCAACTCCATATCTTCTGGTAGTGGAAATAATGCAGGGCCCTGCAGTACTCTCGGCGGTTCAAGTGGTGGTAATGGTAACGGCAACATGACGTCGCATTCAGTTATTAGTGGCACTGGCAGTAATAATGGCTGCGGCGGCAATACAATGAATAGCGGTAGCACTgggagcaacagcaacaatggaAACAGTCAAAGCCAGTCTGGTTCTGTTGGTCTAAGCTCGAGCGCAGGCAAAACTAGTAACACTAGTAATATTGCAAGCGGAAATGGGAGTTCAAATGTTACATCGAATAATATCGTCGGTAGTAACAACGCCGTAACTGCATCTACTTGGCGTCAAACACAAAATCAGCCGAGACCGTCTGGTAGAGACGAATATGACTATATTTCACAGTATGTTTGTTCCATTGTAGATGATTAA